Genomic DNA from Prunus persica cultivar Lovell chromosome G1, Prunus_persica_NCBIv2, whole genome shotgun sequence:
GACCTAGTACTTTCTGCAAGTGATACATTTACAAGCAAGGGTGCATGCCTCAAACGAATACTGTCATAGAAACCCAGCATTCCGTGATAAATAAATGACACGAGATTAGGAGCACAAATCTCAATTTTTTCTAAATATATACAGTCACTTATTTGTAGGAACTTCATCCGGAGTGACAAACCGGCAACTTTCAAAGTTACTAATTGATCCGAGCAAGAAACGCAAAGATGCTCAAGGAGTTCACAATTGGATAGAAAGTGCTCAACAAGTTCACCGGTTATGTTTACAAATGACAAGGAGAGGTGTTTAAGGGACTTGATGCAGGAAACGCCGAAAGGGCTTCTAAATGGCTTATCTGGAAAGATATAACTGGCAGCTGAGGAATACAACTTTTAACCGAAAGAAAAGGTGCAATTATAGACCTAGTACTTTCTGCAAACGAATACTGTcacaaaaacccaacattcccttataaataaatgatacGAGATTAGGAGCCCAAATCTCAACTAATCCTAAAGACGTACACTCACTTATTTGTAGGAAATTCAACCGGAGTGATGAACCAGCAACTTTCAAATTTACTAATTGATCTGAGCAAGAAATGCAGAGATGCTCAAGGAGTTCACAGTAGGATAGAAAGTGCTAAACAAGTTCGCCGGTTATATTTACAAAGGACAAAGAGAGGTGTTTAAGGGACTTGATGCAGGAAATACCAAAAGGGCTTCTAAATGGCTTATCTGGAAAGATATAACTGGGAGAAGAAAAACGAGACCGTCTGCCTGCTTCCAAATCTATCTCAAGGCCTTGAACTCTCCTCCACATtgcaaattcaatccaattgTCGATTTCAGAACTACTAGGACTGTAATCGAGTGAGGAAGAACGAATTTTGAATTCATCTAAGGATGGACCCTGGTGCAATTGCAAGACTTGATTCACCCAATTGTAACTAGATGCTGTTTTCACTCGttgccttcttttcttctgtGGTTTGGATAATGCATCTATATCATCGAAGTTGAGACAAGTAATCTGTTTCCACACACAGATCCACCTCTTAGAGAGGACACGAGTTCTTGCTGCTTCCCTGATACCCAATAAGGAAAGAATGCTAATTAGAATGACATCTGGTAGCTGACTGATCTGATCCTCCTCGGAATAATTATCTTCCTTATCACCCAAATTGATTGGAATCTTTTGCCGTTTCCCATATGTCCATCCAGAATGCTTAGCCTTTCTTTTCGGCATGGAAGTTAGAACACCCTTGTTATTAATTTACTCTCTTCTTAAATATTACAATGTAATGAAATAAGCTGCAGAAGTGGAGCGAACCGATTGTTACTAAAACCAACTATCAAACACATGAAAAGAAGCGATCATCTATAATAAACGAAGGCGGCGAAAAAGTTGGGTTCGTGAATACAAATAATCTAAGCTAGTGACTCTAGCAGTGAAAccttaaaacaaagaaaagaagacaagGCTGCAGATTAAAAGCTGGTGCTGGTGTTTTTCATTCACAACAACGTTTATGAAATCACACTTGTATTTGATTCTGCGTAAATAAAAAGCAGGGAGGAAGCCAATAGCTGATTAAAAGGCCCTgcttttcattcaaaactttgCAATCTAGAATTACCAAAGCAGCTACCCTATTATTTATAGGCAGCAAACCGActaaaatccaaatccaaatccaaatccaagtcCAACTGGAAACTACATTTCTATTTCCCTCTTTTTAAAGGAGAAGCGGAACCTTTTCTACGTATTTGGTACAACTACAACATCTATAGACAATTTTGGATGTAAGCCATGGAACATAATTGCGCCTTTGAAAGAGTAAATCTGACACTGATAGgtattttgatttcaaaagCTGGcgaatttgattgaaaatctGACACTGATAGTAACTGTCATATATGCTTTGACAGCATGGtactatgaaaaataaaatttaattttgtgtacatgtttttttaattaaatttaattatttctgatattaaataattttaataaattttaaaaataaattttgtttgaagtCCAATGCAGTCCAGCCCATACTTGTACCAAACAATAGTCTAGCCCAACTTCGTCCAACCCAATCCAATCCTAACCAGTCCAACACagtatataatatttatttattttcagtgAGCTTGGGCTAGAGCCTTtctattttgtgtgtgttttttgttccattttggggcttttgttttctgtttaatcTGGGCTGATTCTGGTCAGATTGTCTTCATGGTCCTGtaatgggttttttttctctcttttccggCCCAAGAGTTTTATAGATTTCTGAAAAACAATAAACGTTTTCTCACTCCGTGTTATGCCCCTATTGTATCACTTTCTTTAGAGAAACCTAACCTGCTCTGGTCTCACACCTCTTTGGAGAAAATCTAACCTCCTCTGGTCTCACACTCTCTTTGGAGAAACTGGAGCTTCTTTCTCTAGGTACCTTCCTTTTTGATCAATTTTTACATTTGATTCTAAACATTTCAACTTGCCTTCTAGCTAATGTTTCATGTTGTGAAGTATTTACTTTGCTAGtatatttattgattttcAGATTTGGGCTCCTAAACCCtagtttccttcttcttttggttgtttctttcttttggtttaagctctagttcaattttttgcttttctgaGTTTTTTTCCTCTCACTAGTCTCACAAAATGCACGGATTTAAATAAACTATGTTCTTTTACTTTCTCTGTCATTACTTTTGAGCAAAGCATACATATTTAGGAGTATTTTTGTGTGAATTTGTTGGTATTTATTGCTGGCCTCCCTATGCAAGCCGTAGCTCTGAGCGCATATAACTCTCTACTGGGCGTGtgagatatataaaaaaagcctGACATTAGTAATCAGATTATTAAAACCATTAAAACAGTTGCTATCATGCTTAATTAGTGTGCAGTAacgtttgatttttctttgctATATCTATCCTTAGATTCGTTGCTGCtgtttatttcaaatttcctTTTGTAGATTGTTGTCTAGCTAGCTACTAGCTAGTTGAGAGTGATATGAAGAGGAGGAATATTCTTTATCCAATCTTTTTCATGTCAGTTTCATCCAGAATTTCAAccctggttttctttttccttagtTTTTTGGGATGTGCAAGGACTTTTATTTCACGTGGTTAAGTGCTGTTTTAACCTTATTTGgataaacaaaattacaaggCAAGTTTAGCACTAATGGAATGgaattaccttttttttaattaattttgcaaAATACATGTGTTGCTAGCTTTTGTGTTTCTGGTGTCCCATCTCTATCAGTGAAACTTCATGATTGTTCACCTCTTTGGGAATTGATTTTGCTCCCCACaaccataaaaaattaaagttggTTTAGTCtcattatattattttgcCTTTTGATCCAGAAAAGTGCTTAAATAATGTTAAGTTAGTGAGTTCACCATCATCAAtagtttgaaaattgagaCCTGGGGACACATGAAATTCCACCTGAGCAAGTATGTTGCAAAATTACCAGTTGCAAAAAACTGCTCATACATTGGTTGCTCAACAACAACGGGATCGGCCGCCTCATATGTATCAATTGGATTAATGGGGGTTCTGCTTTCATAACTGGTCGAGACATCATGCATCTATGGGGTTTATTTTGCCTTTATTTTCAGGTTAGGTAATTAtcgtttttatattagttgtttcatatttttgttatatatagAACATatgaattgaatttgattttgtgatgTATAGGAAAATAACTGCATGTGATGAAGCATGTAAAGCATTTAGGCATATCACATTGATAGATGGTCTCTGTGAGCCGTGCGAGGGGGCCATGGAGACTAGGTGGTTGTTTAGTGTGGCTTTTGGTAGTATGTGGTTTGGGAGGTTGGGATACACGTTTCTACGTGGAAGCTATGGGGTGTCAAGAGGTAGCTACACAACCGCTATTGGGTACCTTAGGTCTCGTTCGTTGATTGAAGTTGAAGAAATTGTAGGAAAATACAAGAAGATGTGTCTTACACCCCTAGAGTGCATGAGAGATTTATTATCTTTCGTGCGGCAGATGAGGTGTGGCATGAGAGGCCGAAAAAGAACGGATCTAAATAAAGATTTGTGGACGGTGTACGATGAGGTTTTAATGAGGAGGAAAAATCACATCCAAACTATCTTGAATTGCAAAGTTTTTTGGACGTGAATTTTCCTCAGCATTAAAACCTCATCATACACCGTCCACAANNNNNNNNNNNNNNNNNNNNNNNNNNNNNNNNNNNNNNNNNNNNNNNNNNNNNNNNNNNNNNNNNNNNNNNNNNNNNNNNNNNNNNNNNNNNNNNNNNNNTACAATTTCTTCAACCTCGGTCCACGAAAAGAGACTCAAGGAACTCAATGGCGGTCGGGTAGGTATCTCTTGACACCTCATAGCTTTCACGTGGAAACGTGTATCCCCTACCTCCCAAACTAGGTACTACCAAAAGCCACAATAAACAACAACCTAGTCTCCATGGGCCCCTCGCACGTCTCACGGAGACCGTCTATCAATGTGATATGCCTAAATGCTTTACATGCTTCATCACAGACAGTTATTTTCCTATAAATCACAAAGTCAGATTCAATTAatatgttttatatataacaaaaatatgaaacaactaatataaaaatgaTAATTACCTCGCCTGAAAATAAAGGCAAAATAAATCCTATAGATGCATGATGTCTCGATCAGTGATGAAAGCAGAACCCTCATTAATCCCATTGATACATATGAGGTGGCCGATCCCGTTGTTGTGGAGCAACCCATGTAAGAGGTGTGTCCAATCTTTAAAAAAGTAATTATTCTTGTCAAAAAGATAGTCCAATTGCTTCCCGGACTCGTAATCGGCTGGAATTACAAAGTGATACTTGCACTTCGAGGCGAGATTGTTGTTGCATCCTGAGTAGCTGTAGTAGATGCAGAACAAATCTTCGGATTCATGTCTTGAATCATCCAC
This window encodes:
- the LOC109946685 gene encoding putative F-box/LRR-repeat protein At4g15060; its protein translation is MPKRKAKHSGWTYGKRQKIPINLGDKEDNYSEEDQISQLPDVILISILSLLGIREAARTRVLSKRWICVWKQITCLNFDDIDALSKPQKKRRQRVKTASSYNWVNQVLQLHQGPSLDEFKIRSSSLDYSPSSSEIDNWIEFAMWRRVQGLEIDLEAGRRSRFSSPSYIFPDKPFRSPFGISCIKSLKHLSLSFVNITGELV